One window from the genome of Dyadobacter sp. CECT 9275 encodes:
- a CDS encoding Do family serine endopeptidase, giving the protein MKTNWKALVFVGLLSSATTLAGFKLLSNDSEKDVIFKEAQSESLARFTSTGTPAGAPGDFVYAAEATTPTVVHIKSTMSRQSSSREQQIPDIFRDFFGDGFGGGGGRSAQPAEATGSGVIISPDGYIVTNNHVVEGAQELEVTLHNKAKLRAKVIGTDPSTDIAVIKIESKDLPAVTIGNSDAVKVGEWVVAVGNPFNLESTVTAGIVSAKGRGLGIIGSSRRYGNNATPASLASVDSPLESFIQTDAVVNPGNSGGALVNLKGELIGINTAIASPTGSFAGYAFAVPSSIVKKVSSDLIKFGNVQRGYLGISLDDLDSRKAEEYGVKVNDGVYVRDFTDNSAAKAGGVEKGDVIVKVDGLRINSIPELQQSIGLHKPGDKVNLTVNRDGKEKDITVTLRNRTGGSDIIKRDESAAVLSSLGAQFGNLTDGEKQKLAKFKHEGGVKVLSVEGGKLARTGVEEGFIVTKVNGKAVRSVKEFESALAGKEDSMVQFEGLYPDAPYDVYSFGFRL; this is encoded by the coding sequence ATGAAAACAAATTGGAAAGCTTTGGTGTTTGTTGGGCTGCTTTCAAGTGCAACAACGCTCGCGGGCTTTAAATTACTTAGTAACGACAGTGAGAAGGATGTGATATTTAAAGAGGCGCAGTCGGAATCACTCGCACGCTTTACTTCAACAGGCACGCCTGCAGGAGCTCCTGGTGATTTTGTGTATGCTGCAGAAGCCACTACCCCCACGGTGGTGCACATTAAGTCAACCATGTCACGTCAGTCATCATCCAGAGAACAGCAGATTCCCGATATTTTCCGTGATTTTTTTGGTGATGGTTTCGGAGGCGGTGGTGGACGTAGTGCACAGCCAGCTGAGGCAACCGGTTCAGGGGTAATTATTTCTCCTGACGGGTATATCGTTACCAACAACCACGTGGTTGAAGGAGCACAGGAACTTGAAGTTACCCTGCATAATAAAGCCAAGCTTCGTGCCAAAGTAATAGGAACGGATCCTTCTACGGACATAGCCGTGATTAAAATTGAATCCAAGGATCTTCCAGCCGTTACCATTGGAAATTCTGATGCAGTAAAAGTAGGAGAGTGGGTAGTTGCTGTGGGTAATCCATTCAATCTGGAATCAACTGTAACAGCAGGTATTGTAAGTGCTAAAGGCCGTGGTTTGGGAATTATCGGATCCAGCAGAAGATATGGTAATAACGCCACACCAGCCTCCCTGGCAAGCGTAGATTCTCCATTGGAATCGTTCATCCAAACGGATGCCGTGGTCAATCCCGGTAACAGCGGTGGTGCTCTGGTGAACCTGAAGGGTGAATTGATCGGGATCAACACCGCCATTGCTAGTCCCACGGGAAGTTTTGCAGGTTATGCTTTTGCGGTTCCTTCCAGCATTGTTAAGAAGGTATCCAGCGACCTGATCAAGTTCGGTAATGTACAACGTGGTTACCTGGGTATTTCCCTCGACGATCTGGATAGCAGAAAAGCTGAAGAGTACGGCGTGAAAGTTAATGATGGGGTGTACGTACGTGATTTTACTGATAACAGTGCGGCCAAAGCCGGCGGCGTTGAAAAAGGGGACGTGATCGTAAAAGTGGATGGTCTGAGAATCAATTCCATCCCGGAATTACAGCAATCCATAGGTTTGCATAAGCCTGGCGATAAGGTGAATCTGACGGTGAATCGTGATGGCAAAGAGAAAGACATAACCGTGACGCTCAGAAACCGTACTGGAGGATCAGATATCATAAAAAGAGACGAGTCTGCCGCAGTACTTAGTTCTTTGGGAGCACAATTCGGAAACCTTACCGATGGCGAAAAACAGAAACTGGCTAAATTCAAACATGAGGGCGGCGTGAAGGTACTTTCTGTGGAAGGCGGAAAACTGGCCCGTACCGGTGTAGAGGAAGGATTTATTGTTACCAAAGTGAATGGCAAAGCGGTGCGTTCTGTAAAAGAATTTGAAAGCGCGCTGGCCGGAAAAGAGGATTCCATGGTACAGTTTGAAGGATTGTATCCGGATGCTCCCTACGATGTATATTCCTTCGGATTCCGATTGTAG
- a CDS encoding Hsp20/alpha crystallin family protein produces the protein MSTLVKTHFATPSYLNGFFGKDLLQEFNTPAFSGSVPAVNVVENKEGFKIELAAPGLQKTDFKLNLVKDQLTISAHKEQKEEENNERYTRREFKYSSFQRTFTLPNTVDGEKIVANYSDGVLSIVLPKREEAKEKPAREIEVA, from the coding sequence ATGAGCACTTTAGTTAAAACCCATTTCGCAACACCTTCTTATTTGAACGGTTTTTTTGGTAAGGATTTATTGCAAGAATTTAATACGCCCGCATTCTCGGGAAGTGTTCCTGCAGTTAATGTTGTGGAAAATAAAGAAGGATTTAAAATAGAGTTGGCAGCACCGGGTCTTCAGAAAACTGATTTCAAGCTTAATCTGGTGAAAGATCAGCTGACGATTTCTGCGCATAAAGAGCAGAAAGAAGAAGAGAACAATGAAAGGTACACCCGTCGGGAATTCAAATATTCTTCCTTCCAGAGGACTTTCACTTTACCCAATACTGTGGATGGTGAAAAAATAGTTGCCAACTATTCTGACGGCGTTCTGAGTATTGTTTTGCCCAAAAGGGAGGAAGCAAAGGAAAAGCCTGCGCGTGAAATTGAAGTTGCCTGA
- a CDS encoding sensor histidine kinase — protein sequence MTKTSLIRKFEWMLVITASVGYIIKSLLYDALDFDIKVRAAIGSGVSVPTILKALSHYDHTLNHNLPVIAAGVLCLTAWYLFHYLLFPKITKEPFGVFEFTLLTVIGGLLASGAFILLNTIEIDFRQDARANIVGLKDVTHFRKLFVISDSIAFFTLICIYEVMAQGYYKLYERLEEEPHGKTLNYFLMLLLGSFAFAAMVSTRLVPFLLRANDSRVVLAIALVLLFLYILQEYYFRHIHFALPGDFMLTRFRTQVSTYLFLVFIASMLFLGIRARISTRMSPSLIWVPASLLIFPAGIAIGRRKRQVESSKLKAQVSVKSAELAQLRSQINPHFLFNALNSLYATALKENSSQTAEGIQKLGDIMRFMLDENNRDRIPLQQEIAYLHNYIDIQNMRLDRSQQIEVKVHLQDTEQEIYVAPMLLNPFVENAFKHGISFQYPSWIYITLTLDREKLFFKVHNSLHKFQGLNTEKSVGGIGLDNVRQRLELVYPGRYALAVQESERDFFISLTLTY from the coding sequence ATGACAAAAACCTCGCTGATCCGAAAATTTGAATGGATGCTTGTAATCACCGCTTCGGTGGGCTACATCATTAAAAGTCTGCTCTACGATGCCCTTGATTTTGACATCAAGGTCAGAGCGGCCATTGGCAGTGGCGTAAGTGTACCCACAATTCTCAAGGCCCTATCTCATTACGACCACACGCTTAATCATAACTTACCGGTGATTGCAGCAGGAGTGCTGTGCCTGACCGCCTGGTATCTCTTTCATTACCTGCTGTTTCCAAAAATCACAAAGGAGCCATTCGGCGTATTTGAATTTACCTTACTGACCGTTATAGGCGGGCTGCTTGCTTCCGGCGCTTTTATCCTGCTGAATACCATAGAGATCGATTTCAGACAAGATGCACGGGCCAACATCGTTGGACTGAAAGACGTAACGCATTTCCGGAAGTTGTTCGTAATATCCGATTCCATTGCCTTTTTCACCCTCATTTGCATTTATGAAGTAATGGCGCAGGGTTACTATAAGCTCTATGAAAGACTGGAAGAGGAGCCTCATGGCAAAACCCTGAACTACTTCCTCATGCTGCTGCTTGGCTCCTTCGCATTTGCTGCGATGGTGAGTACCCGGCTGGTTCCTTTCCTGCTGCGCGCCAACGACTCCCGGGTTGTACTGGCAATTGCCCTGGTACTCCTGTTTCTGTATATTTTGCAAGAATATTATTTCCGGCACATCCACTTTGCCCTGCCCGGTGATTTCATGCTCACCAGGTTCCGGACTCAGGTCAGTACCTATCTCTTTTTGGTGTTTATTGCTTCAATGCTGTTCCTGGGCATCAGGGCCCGCATCAGCACACGTATGTCTCCCTCATTGATATGGGTGCCCGCTTCTCTCCTGATTTTCCCTGCCGGGATTGCGATTGGCAGGCGAAAACGGCAAGTGGAAAGTAGTAAGCTAAAAGCTCAGGTATCAGTAAAATCAGCCGAACTGGCACAGCTCCGTTCTCAGATCAATCCTCATTTTTTATTTAACGCGCTCAATAGCTTGTACGCAACGGCTTTAAAAGAAAACAGTTCACAAACCGCAGAAGGAATTCAGAAACTGGGGGATATCATGCGATTCATGCTGGATGAAAATAACCGGGACAGGATTCCGCTGCAACAGGAAATAGCCTATTTGCATAACTATATTGACATACAGAATATGCGTTTGGACAGGAGCCAGCAAATTGAGGTAAAGGTTCACCTGCAGGATACGGAACAGGAAATATACGTAGCCCCTATGCTACTGAATCCCTTTGTGGAGAATGCTTTCAAACACGGGATCAGCTTCCAGTATCCTTCCTGGATTTACATAACCTTAACGCTGGACAGGGAAAAACTTTTTTTTAAGGTTCATAATTCATTGCATAAATTTCAGGGATTAAATACCGAAAAAAGCGTTGGAGGCATAGGCCTTGATAATGTCCGCCAACGTCTGGAGCTGGTATATCCTGGTAGGTATGCACTGGCAGTCCAGGAATCCGAACGGGATTTTTTTATCTCACTTACCCTGACGTACTGA
- a CDS encoding LytR/AlgR family response regulator transcription factor: MNLNAIAIDDEPNALDVVRLHAAKVPFLDLKSCFTNAFEAIPYLQKNKVDLIFLDIKMPDISGIEFVNSLPKVPMVIFTTAYSEYAVQGFELDALDYLLKPFSLARFTKACNKALEVQNLRDGKAKEFIFVKTGYEDVKVLLSEIVYIEAEGNYVVFVLKNKKMLSRLSMQEVSQLLPESSFMRIHRSYIISLDHIEKITRQEIFLEGSSIPVGASYEEKLAEIRTRMKI; encoded by the coding sequence ATGAACCTGAACGCCATTGCAATTGACGACGAACCGAACGCACTGGACGTGGTTCGGCTCCATGCAGCAAAGGTTCCTTTCCTTGACCTGAAATCCTGTTTTACCAATGCATTTGAAGCGATACCGTACCTGCAGAAAAACAAGGTAGATCTCATTTTCCTGGATATCAAAATGCCCGATATTTCCGGAATCGAATTTGTGAACAGCCTTCCCAAAGTACCGATGGTTATTTTTACCACTGCGTATTCGGAATACGCCGTACAAGGCTTTGAGCTGGATGCTCTGGATTACCTTTTAAAGCCATTTTCACTTGCCCGGTTCACCAAGGCATGTAACAAGGCATTGGAAGTCCAGAATCTTCGCGATGGCAAAGCGAAGGAATTCATATTCGTAAAAACCGGATATGAAGACGTGAAAGTATTACTCAGTGAGATTGTCTACATTGAAGCTGAAGGGAATTATGTAGTCTTTGTGCTCAAAAATAAAAAAATGTTAAGCCGCCTGTCTATGCAGGAAGTATCCCAATTGCTACCTGAAAGCTCGTTTATGCGAATTCACCGGTCTTACATTATTTCTTTGGACCACATAGAAAAGATAACCCGGCAGGAAATATTCCTTGAAGGAAGCAGTATCCCTGTGGGCGCGTCCTATGAAGAGAAACTTGCCGAAATCAGGACCAGGATGAAAATTTAA
- the rnc gene encoding ribonuclease III, with amino-acid sequence MAKRILQPILSLFSPGSTEDKKFKESIAHVIGDRPSNLGVYQLAFRHTSASRETAIKGFRESNERLEYLGDAVLGMVVAEFLFTKYPYKDEGFLTEIRSRIVNRESLNQISRKLGLDHLIEYDGNRRGMSPRSSMYGDALEAFVGAIYLDKGFRFTRTFIISKLLTHYDLDNIIQNNINFKSLIIEWAQREGKEIRFEILEERGTRHHREFISQILVNDEPFATGNGFTKKKAEQSASEQACALLELK; translated from the coding sequence TTGGCAAAACGAATTCTTCAACCGATTCTTTCTCTTTTCAGTCCCGGCAGTACTGAGGATAAGAAATTTAAAGAATCCATTGCCCACGTCATCGGAGATCGTCCATCCAATCTTGGGGTGTATCAACTGGCGTTCCGGCATACTTCGGCTTCAAGGGAAACGGCTATCAAAGGTTTCAGGGAATCTAACGAGCGCCTGGAATACCTTGGAGATGCTGTATTGGGGATGGTGGTGGCTGAATTTCTTTTTACCAAGTACCCCTATAAGGACGAAGGTTTCCTGACCGAAATACGTTCCCGCATCGTCAACCGGGAATCGCTGAACCAGATTTCCCGCAAACTGGGGCTGGATCATCTCATTGAATACGATGGTAACCGAAGGGGAATGTCTCCGCGCTCGTCGATGTATGGCGACGCACTCGAAGCTTTTGTAGGGGCCATTTACCTGGACAAAGGTTTCAGGTTTACCCGCACTTTTATTATCAGCAAACTGCTCACGCATTACGATCTGGACAATATTATCCAGAACAACATCAACTTCAAGAGCCTTATCATTGAATGGGCACAGCGTGAAGGGAAAGAAATCCGTTTTGAGATACTGGAAGAACGCGGTACCCGCCATCACCGCGAGTTTATTTCACAGATACTCGTCAATGACGAGCCTTTTGCAACCGGAAACGGTTTCACCAAGAAAAAAGCGGAGCAGTCGGCTTCTGAGCAGGCTTGTGCGCTTCTCGAATTAAAATAA
- the fabF gene encoding beta-ketoacyl-ACP synthase II: protein MSFKRVVITGMGAITPIGNDVSTYWKNLVAGVSGAAPITRFDAEKFRTRFACEIKGLDINDYIPRQEARKMDPFTQYAVIASDEAMKDAGFADDTLDLDKAGVIWGSGIGGLKTFEDEVLNFAANDKSPRFNPFFIPKMIADSASGVLSIRYGFRGPTFITVSACASATNALIDAYNYIRLGMMNVCISGGSEAAVTNAGVGGFNALKALSERNDSPETASRPYDKDRDGFVLGEGGACIILEEYEHAKARGAKIYAEMIGAGMSSDAYHITAPHPEGLGAFNVIKNVVENAGVRPEDIDYINTHGTSTPLGDPQEITAIEKYFGEHAYNMNISSTKSMTGHLLGGAGAIEAAACILAIQDQIIPPTINHFTADPDINPRLNLTFNKAQKRKVNIALSNTFGFGGHNASVIFKKYES from the coding sequence ATGAGTTTTAAGCGAGTTGTAATTACCGGTATGGGTGCTATTACACCCATTGGAAATGATGTTTCTACCTATTGGAAAAATTTGGTTGCAGGCGTAAGCGGTGCTGCTCCCATTACCAGATTCGATGCTGAAAAGTTTCGGACCAGGTTTGCCTGTGAAATAAAAGGTTTGGACATTAATGATTACATTCCTCGCCAGGAAGCCCGTAAAATGGATCCCTTCACACAGTATGCCGTTATTGCCTCTGATGAGGCTATGAAGGACGCCGGCTTTGCCGATGATACGCTGGATCTCGACAAAGCCGGTGTAATTTGGGGCTCGGGAATCGGGGGCTTAAAAACCTTCGAAGATGAAGTCCTAAATTTTGCTGCAAACGACAAGTCACCGCGGTTTAATCCGTTCTTTATCCCCAAGATGATCGCCGACAGCGCCTCCGGGGTTCTTTCCATCCGGTACGGTTTCCGCGGGCCCACCTTCATCACCGTTTCGGCCTGTGCTTCTGCAACCAATGCACTGATAGACGCCTACAATTATATCCGTCTGGGTATGATGAATGTATGCATTTCTGGCGGTTCCGAAGCGGCTGTCACCAATGCCGGTGTGGGTGGTTTTAATGCACTGAAAGCGCTTTCGGAAAGAAACGACTCTCCCGAAACCGCGTCTCGTCCTTATGACAAGGACCGTGATGGTTTTGTACTTGGTGAAGGAGGTGCTTGTATTATTTTGGAAGAATACGAGCATGCAAAAGCCAGAGGTGCAAAAATTTATGCTGAGATGATCGGTGCAGGCATGTCGTCTGATGCCTATCATATTACGGCACCACATCCGGAAGGTCTCGGAGCTTTTAATGTGATTAAAAATGTAGTCGAAAATGCAGGCGTCAGGCCCGAGGATATCGATTACATCAATACGCATGGAACTTCTACGCCACTGGGAGACCCCCAGGAAATCACTGCGATTGAGAAGTATTTTGGTGAACACGCCTACAATATGAACATTAGTTCAACCAAGTCTATGACAGGTCATTTGCTTGGAGGAGCTGGTGCAATTGAAGCCGCAGCGTGTATTCTGGCGATTCAGGATCAGATTATTCCACCAACGATCAACCATTTTACGGCAGATCCGGACATCAATCCCAGGTTGAACCTGACTTTCAATAAGGCACAGAAGCGTAAGGTCAATATTGCCCTAAGTAACACTTTTGGTTTTGGCGGTCATAATGCATCCGTCATTTTCAAAAAGTACGAAAGCTGA
- a CDS encoding acyl carrier protein: MSAIAERVKQIIVEKLGVEESEVTPEANFQNDLGADSLDTVELIMEFEKEFNLSIPDDQAENIGTVGQAVAYLEENVK; encoded by the coding sequence ATGTCAGCAATTGCAGAAAGAGTTAAGCAAATTATCGTCGAAAAACTCGGCGTGGAAGAGTCGGAAGTAACGCCAGAAGCTAACTTCCAGAACGACTTGGGAGCGGACTCTCTAGATACCGTTGAATTGATCATGGAATTCGAGAAAGAATTTAATCTATCTATTCCTGACGATCAGGCCGAGAACATTGGTACTGTTGGCCAGGCTGTTGCATATCTGGAAGAAAACGTAAAATAA
- the kdsA gene encoding 3-deoxy-8-phosphooctulonate synthase, translated as MLTIPKLRHSNSPLFFLMAGPCAIEGRDMALRIAEHIAGLTDKLGIPYIFKGSYRKANRTKIDSFTGIGDEKALKILKEISDTFGAPTVTDIHESHEAALAAEYVDVLQIPAFLCRQTELIAAAAKTGKAVNVKKGQFLSGNSMKFAVEKVRDTHPESQVLLTERGNSFGYGDLVVDYRNLPEMQAFGVPVIMDCTHSLQQPNQTSGVTGGKPRLIETIAKAAIAVGADGLFIETHHNPGEAKSDGANMLPLDQLEDLLKKLVRVREAIL; from the coding sequence ATGCTGACTATCCCCAAATTAAGACATTCAAATTCTCCCCTTTTCTTCCTCATGGCGGGCCCATGCGCTATTGAAGGGAGAGATATGGCCCTGCGGATTGCTGAACATATTGCCGGGCTTACCGACAAATTGGGTATTCCCTATATATTTAAAGGTTCTTACCGCAAGGCTAACCGCACCAAGATAGACTCGTTTACCGGTATCGGTGACGAGAAAGCGCTGAAAATCCTGAAAGAAATAAGTGATACTTTTGGGGCTCCCACAGTAACCGACATTCATGAATCGCATGAAGCGGCTCTGGCTGCCGAATATGTGGACGTACTTCAGATACCTGCTTTTCTATGCAGGCAGACCGAACTCATTGCAGCGGCAGCCAAAACCGGGAAAGCCGTTAACGTTAAAAAAGGTCAGTTTCTATCAGGTAACTCCATGAAATTTGCAGTGGAAAAAGTGAGGGATACCCATCCGGAAAGCCAGGTGCTACTCACCGAAAGAGGAAACAGCTTCGGATACGGCGATTTGGTGGTTGACTATCGGAACCTGCCGGAAATGCAGGCTTTTGGTGTTCCTGTGATCATGGATTGTACGCATTCTCTGCAGCAGCCCAACCAGACTTCCGGTGTAACAGGCGGGAAACCGAGGCTGATCGAAACCATTGCCAAAGCGGCCATTGCCGTAGGTGCCGACGGTCTTTTCATTGAAACACATCATAATCCTGGCGAGGCCAAGTCAGACGGGGCTAATATGCTGCCTCTTGATCAGCTGGAGGATCTGTTAAAGAAACTGGTCAGGGTAAGGGAGGCTATTTTATGA
- a CDS encoding phosphatase PAP2 family protein, protein MTGDKNLKSGTGTRSFLATEIFVFLFICRISFPAASFAQTDSTLWKVKVMDVVPPVTLATAGLITQGAISRQLNRFTQSRYPHFHTRADDYLPYAPGVVSLGLAASGVKGKHKLGDQLILALLSNIIAQGVTQSLKRIISYPRPNGEDNHSFPSGHATTAFTNATLLHEEYGQRSVLYSIGGYGTATAVGTMRVLNNKHWLADVLMGAGVGIGATKVVYISYPWLQKRVRMMKR, encoded by the coding sequence ATGACCGGAGACAAAAATTTAAAATCCGGCACAGGCACTCGTTCCTTCCTGGCTACTGAAATCTTTGTATTTCTGTTTATATGCAGAATCTCCTTTCCCGCGGCTTCCTTTGCCCAAACCGACTCAACCCTTTGGAAGGTAAAGGTAATGGATGTTGTTCCGCCCGTAACGCTGGCCACGGCGGGATTAATAACCCAGGGTGCCATCAGCAGACAGCTTAACCGCTTCACACAAAGCAGGTATCCTCATTTCCATACCCGTGCAGACGACTACCTTCCTTATGCACCGGGTGTGGTCAGTCTTGGCCTGGCAGCTTCAGGCGTGAAGGGAAAGCACAAGCTAGGCGACCAGCTCATCCTTGCACTGCTGTCGAATATAATTGCCCAAGGGGTAACCCAAAGTCTGAAACGGATTATTTCGTACCCGAGGCCCAATGGAGAAGATAACCATTCCTTTCCTTCAGGACATGCTACCACGGCATTCACCAATGCCACTTTACTTCATGAAGAGTATGGGCAAAGGAGTGTTTTGTATAGTATAGGAGGATATGGCACCGCCACGGCCGTTGGTACCATGCGCGTTCTGAACAATAAACACTGGCTGGCCGATGTCCTGATGGGAGCCGGGGTAGGAATCGGGGCAACAAAAGTGGTGTATATTAGTTATCCCTGGCTGCAAAAACGGGTGCGGATGATGAAACGCTGA
- a CDS encoding DNA-3-methyladenine glycosylase I, translating to MSYCNYVNNTVSEHPDYLLHKHYHDNQYGFQILDDDELFGRFLLEINQAGLSWTLMLRKQEGFRKAYDQFSIDKIASYEEEDRDRLMQNPDIVRNRLKINAAIVNAQKIVELKKEYGTFKNWLDEHHPLTLEAWMKLFKKNFKFTGGEIVNEFLMSTGYLPGAHSPGCPIYNLISPPGI from the coding sequence ATGTCTTATTGTAACTACGTCAACAACACTGTCTCGGAGCATCCCGATTACCTCCTGCACAAACACTATCACGACAACCAGTATGGCTTCCAGATTTTGGATGATGATGAATTATTCGGAAGATTTTTGCTGGAAATTAATCAGGCAGGGTTGAGCTGGACTTTGATGCTCCGGAAACAGGAAGGTTTCCGGAAAGCCTATGACCAGTTCTCTATTGATAAAATCGCATCGTATGAAGAGGAAGACCGGGACCGCCTCATGCAAAATCCGGATATCGTCAGAAACCGGCTTAAAATAAACGCCGCTATTGTTAACGCACAGAAGATTGTGGAGCTTAAAAAGGAATACGGTACCTTCAAAAACTGGCTGGATGAGCACCACCCGCTGACGCTTGAAGCGTGGATGAAACTTTTTAAGAAAAACTTCAAATTTACAGGAGGTGAAATCGTCAACGAATTTCTGATGAGCACAGGATACCTCCCAGGCGCGCACAGTCCCGGCTGCCCGATTTATAACCTGATTTCGCCGCCGGGCATTTAG
- a CDS encoding glycerophosphodiester phosphodiesterase family protein has protein sequence MNKRRVIILICFLVQIVVSHSQAQHNQLPKTKNKVVLIAHRGNHVLVPENTVASTKEAISAGVDYVEVDLRTTRDGYLVALHDATVDRTTNGQGKVSEMTLSQVEALQVFNRNKKTLRIPQFHEILEVCKGKINIYLDFKDADPEKTWKQIKVAGMEHQVIVYINKKEQYGEWKKVAPNLPLMTSLPENVKTEAELNQFLDHFKVEVVDNVTNPEFLKVLRNRKIQVWLDVQSPTEGPQKWQEALDRGAEGIQTDKPGELVRYIRNNNP, from the coding sequence ATGAATAAGCGCCGAGTAATTATCCTGATTTGCTTCCTGGTACAGATTGTTGTGAGCCATTCACAGGCACAACACAACCAGCTGCCCAAAACGAAAAATAAAGTTGTCCTGATCGCACACCGCGGGAATCACGTATTGGTACCTGAAAATACGGTGGCCTCTACCAAGGAAGCGATCAGTGCAGGGGTAGACTATGTGGAGGTGGACCTCCGTACAACCAGGGACGGGTATCTGGTGGCTTTACATGATGCTACCGTGGACCGTACCACCAACGGGCAGGGTAAAGTCAGTGAGATGACGCTTTCCCAGGTGGAGGCTCTGCAGGTATTTAACAGAAATAAAAAAACCCTTCGGATTCCCCAGTTTCATGAAATCCTCGAAGTCTGCAAGGGAAAAATCAACATTTACCTGGATTTTAAAGATGCTGATCCTGAAAAAACATGGAAGCAAATCAAAGTTGCGGGTATGGAGCATCAGGTGATTGTTTACATCAATAAAAAGGAACAGTACGGCGAATGGAAAAAGGTTGCCCCCAACCTTCCACTGATGACCAGCCTGCCGGAGAACGTTAAAACTGAAGCGGAGTTAAACCAGTTTCTGGATCACTTTAAGGTAGAGGTAGTGGATAATGTTACGAATCCGGAATTCCTTAAAGTGCTTAGGAATAGGAAGATACAGGTATGGTTGGACGTGCAGTCGCCCACGGAAGGCCCGCAAAAATGGCAGGAGGCATTAGACCGGGGTGCCGAAGGCATACAGACTGACAAACCGGGGGAATTGGTAAGGTATATCAGGAATAACAATCCGTGA
- a CDS encoding PfkB family carbohydrate kinase: MSLLTVGSVAFDALETPFGKTDKIIGGAATYITLAASYFTKQNNLVAVVGGDFPKEMIGLLEEHGVSTEGLEVKQDGKTFFWSGKYHADMNTRDTLETQLNVMADFDPVIPKSYQGTEFLMLGNTVPATQKLVIERMAQRPKLIMLDTMNLWMNIALEDLHAVLKLVDVLTINDEEARQLSGEYSLRKAAVKIMGMGPKTLIIKKGEHGALLFQEDRIFFAPALPLEEVFDPTGAGDSFAGGFIGYLASTDDISFENMKRAIIYGSAMASFCVEKFGTERLVNLTEAEIKDRVQQFVNLSSFEIR, translated from the coding sequence ATGAGCTTATTGACAGTCGGGTCGGTTGCATTTGATGCCCTTGAAACGCCATTTGGTAAAACGGATAAAATCATTGGCGGAGCAGCAACCTACATTACTTTGGCCGCATCCTATTTTACCAAACAGAATAATCTTGTAGCCGTTGTAGGAGGGGATTTTCCAAAGGAAATGATCGGACTGCTGGAAGAACATGGCGTGAGTACCGAAGGGCTGGAAGTGAAACAGGATGGAAAAACATTCTTCTGGTCAGGGAAATATCATGCGGATATGAATACCCGTGACACCCTTGAAACCCAGCTGAATGTAATGGCTGATTTTGATCCTGTTATTCCGAAGTCCTATCAGGGTACCGAATTCCTGATGCTGGGAAACACCGTACCGGCTACGCAAAAGCTGGTAATCGAGCGCATGGCGCAGCGTCCCAAGCTCATCATGCTGGATACTATGAATCTCTGGATGAATATTGCACTGGAAGATCTGCACGCGGTACTGAAACTTGTGGATGTGTTAACCATCAATGATGAAGAGGCACGGCAGCTTTCAGGAGAATATTCTCTCAGGAAGGCGGCTGTAAAAATCATGGGCATGGGCCCCAAAACGCTGATCATTAAAAAGGGGGAACATGGTGCGTTGTTGTTTCAGGAAGACAGGATATTTTTTGCGCCGGCACTCCCACTGGAAGAAGTTTTTGACCCGACCGGAGCAGGCGATTCTTTTGCCGGTGGTTTTATAGGATACCTGGCCAGCACGGATGACATCTCTTTTGAGAACATGAAACGGGCGATTATTTACGGCTCAGCGATGGCATCATTCTGTGTGGAGAAATTTGGAACGGAGCGTTTGGTAAATCTTACGGAAGCCGAGATCAAAGACCGGGTACAGCAATTTGTGAATTTGTCCAGTTTTGAGATCCGATAA